The DNA segment TGGATTGTATGTAACCAACAACTAATCTTTGCCTTTTCTCAACTGCTGTCGAATAGCGATTTCAAGAACTTGTTGAGGGTCTGTACTTCGGTTGTTGTTATACCTAATACCGCTTGAGTGGaaagtttaagtttattttCATCGAAGTTTTCTGACGGCAGGCCCAGGAATCGTTCTGTTTCGAGACATCGGAACATAGGAAGGGGAATGTTAGATGAGTAACGATCGCTGGACAAGCAAAGAGGCACTCTTTATACGCTGGACATGCATTTGGTATGTCGTGGTCGATTTTGATTAGGAGTGAGTTTAATCTGCGTTAGTATCCAAAACCATATTTCTCTAGGGTCGCTCCGGTTTCTCGGCGTTACTCGAACTATTCCCTCTGCTATAGATGGTGATTTGGATCAAGTACACAATTCACTGGGAGAGTTGGTGAAGGTGTGGATGAATCCACTGTGAATGTCGGTCAGTGCGTGTCTAAAGTTTGTTGCGTCTGTAGTCTGGGCGACGTACTGTTCGAAGTCCTTGACAAAATCAAGTAAATATCTCTTTGGTGCGCCCAAGAGGCAGCTACACTTTAGGCAGACGACTGCAGGGATGGTTTCTGCAAGTTTTAACGACAGCTCTCTGCTCTGTTctccttcgtccagttagtgaatatggtcgctgtagACTTATTGGGGGAGAGTATtaccatcgattccattgccatTTTCCCTAATGTTGCGGGAGTTTAGCAATATAGCAGTTAAACAGTAAGTAGTAGACACCACCCCTTTTTAAATTCTCCTTAACTTAGAATTTTGATCTCGAAATAGTACGTATGATTTCCGACCGCTCAGATGGTCCACCTTCTGAAGCCCTGTATGGAGCTTCCATTGGTCGATGCCTTCTAGTAGCCTTCTATGATTGGCTGTGTCAAGTCCAACGAGATCGTCCTGTCACACAGTAGTGTTTAATTTAAACCCTGATCTttctgggcgtttatgacgctaaatTCCGAAAACAATGTTGATAGTTTGTAGGACTCAAGTGATGAGGAAAGCCCGGCAGTAACATGGACTCAAGTGTCTTCACAACTGAGGAAGAACAGTTAACGAACTTAGCGGATTCTAGTTAACGGGATTCCCAAGTTTCAGTATTGAGACCACACTCCGACTTTCCACACGTCGCGTGTACTATGAATAGTAATCGACGACATGTTGAGGACCAAGTTAGGTAACTTACTCCCATCGGGCCTAGCTGCTTTAACATCAACATGTTTATCCCATCTAGGTCAATGGATGTCTGCGATTTTGTCTTCCTGAAGACACTCTAAAACTCCTCATCAGTGAAAGTAAGTTTCGCGCAGTCTTTTGGTATTTTTCGCCGCCGGGTGAAGAGTGCAAACTGTCAGCTAAAAGCTCGTGCATTTCGTGGAAttgccgaatctccaaattgttTTCTCTTATGCGGGGATCGGCTTGGCgtaacttttattaaaactgCTGCTTCCCCTGGGAAATTGTACGGAGGTCCGAGATTTCACgtacttcttcgggtccgataAGGTATAACCATCGAATTGAAATTCAACAAGGTCGCTGTGAGTCACTACtcgtttatttttgaaatatgtgcAATTTTACACTCCAGAGGTCTAGAAGGCTGTTCTGAATGGCAATGACTTAgtgaaagaaacaaaaattttagactTATAGAACACCTCAAAGGGAGTAGGCAACCATGATTCgtacaaacaaaacaaattcgaaaattatttccTCCGTAAATGTTCATACACAACAAAACAAGTGAAATTTGTTATTGTCAAAATGTGTTTATTCTTGCCTTGAACATAAGAATTTATTTACATGAAATAAACCGTATTAgtcaaaattttcttcaaaatgcgTTCCTTTCGAACGGCAAGTAAAGAGGCCGATCGGCGTAAAGATCAACCAACCACCAGTCGTCGCTTTTCGCCCGAATGCCCTGTTGAAGTGCACAAGAACATTAAGAAACAACCGAAATTTCTACCCATGGGGAAGAGCGTGCCGTTAGCACCGCTACACTGCCGCTTAGCACACAAGTTGCGACTCGCCATCTACGAAGGCAACTCGGCAAATCAGCGACAAAATAGATTTTTGAAGACAGCAGTGCGCCGAGTGACCGAACAGGGTCTCTCCATGCATGAAGCGGAGCAAATCATCAACACTTACGCCGATACGCGCACCACGCTACACCGTCAACTGCTGCAAATACGCTGCAATCGTAGGATATTTCTCATCTGCACGTTGCGCTCGGTGCTTACGGCCGAACTGAAGTTACGTTTGTTGCCGTTGATGCGGAACTATAATGCCAGCTTCGTGCACGTCATGCACAACTTCTTCAGCAGCGCCACCATCGAGGCGATCATCTCGCTGCAGACCTCGTTGGATTTCAGCGATCTCGAGGGTTCGATAACGCGTGACGCGATCGCTTGCAAAGCGCAAGGCATTGAAATGGTCGACTACGAGACGGGCGCTGTCAACTTTAAGTGCAATCCGAGCGAATTGGAAACTGTGCTGAAGGCAGTCACTGCCAAGGGCTATACGGTGCTACACACCGAATACAGTTTCAAGGCGAAGAGGTGCATAAAGCTTGATGAACGCGAACGTGAGGAGTACAGAAGGTTTCGCACAAAGCTTTCCAAGGCGCACGATTTCGATAAGTTCTTCGATAATGTAGCGCCGCAGGAGATCATGGTTGAGGATGAGTCGGACGTCATAAGCGCCGACGCGATAGTTAAGCCGTTGTAGTGTGGATTTTTTGGGAACCGCGTTTTACTTGCTGTTCTATGTATTGACTAAATTTTCGCGAATATGTAGACTTTCTcaatttctctctctctctctctccaaaTTATGGCATTAGTagaattttgacaatttttttttatcgtgtAAGGTGTATCAAAAACGCGTTACAAattttatgtgaacaaaattttgagaaaatgcattgaaaaacgatattaaatttaatcaaaaaattaaaaacaataaatgtcTAAAAGCTATTGTACAACCGATTTTTCATAAATGAGGTTTTCTTTTATAACCTCCAATTAACTCGCTATTTCAGTTCTTGCTCTGTCGCAAGATCCTTTTGGCCCGAGGTCGATTTAGTGAGACCTTTGTCCTCAGTAAGGCAAGCCACTACCTAGTTGTCGGGTTTTAACAGGTCATTGCCATATCGGCGACCAAACTGATCCGAATGATCAAATCTAACCTCACTTAATCATTCGTTATGAATATTTGATGAACcgtgaaatataaaaaagagatTTTGTATTATCCAATCTCGACTtaagtatttataaattcaaTAGGTATCTTGTAAATACAAGGTTGACAGTGAAAACCgtccattttgaggttccctacttttctaa comes from the Bactrocera neohumeralis isolate Rockhampton chromosome 2, APGP_CSIRO_Bneo_wtdbg2-racon-allhic-juicebox.fasta_v2, whole genome shotgun sequence genome and includes:
- the LOC126759637 gene encoding uncharacterized protein LOC126759637, whose product is MRSFRTASKEADRRKDQPTTSRRFSPECPVEVHKNIKKQPKFLPMGKSVPLAPLHCRLAHKLRLAIYEGNSANQRQNRFLKTAVRRVTEQGLSMHEAEQIINTYADTRTTLHRQLLQIRCNRRIFLICTLRSVLTAELKLRLLPLMRNYNASFVHVMHNFFSSATIEAIISLQTSLDFSDLEGSITRDAIACKAQGIEMVDYETGAVNFKCNPSELETVLKAVTAKGYTVLHTEYSFKAKRCIKLDEREREEYRRFRTKLSKAHDFDKFFDNVAPQEIMVEDESDVISADAIVKPL